The window cttgatctccctctcctccattgtcgtgactcctttggggtgctagcacactctaaggtgttttctccattttcttgtctgtgtggatacgtatagaggagtgtacacttgacactctcgagatccgacaacctttttggacgagcgggataagcgaagggcttcgcaacaagggtaacgcttcttgttcatgtagatctaaggtagatttaggttagaaacatgtacatgatttattttatatatatcttcgcacggattcgtGACAAGACTTCGaagttttcgcaacgcaaaaagcgatttttgcggctcgaaagtcccaacatgcGCTGCTTGGCCTCATGCTTTTGCTCCGCTTTCCACACGTTATCGATGTTCTTGAGGCTCCCCGCGTGCCATCCCTTCTTGTTAAGAAACTTCAACGTCATCTCCTCCAACTGAGCACAGATCCTCTAGACCAAgcctaattaattaaaaaataatttaatcaatttaattttggCTAACccaactaaattaaaattttgttaaaaattaattaaaaattaattatttcaattaacaTTGAATTAactgaatttattttaaaataattattatatatataatttaaatttgatatttattttatcttatgttttaaaataataaaaaatataaacaatattaaatataaaatattaaacaaatattataaattatatataaagcttaataaataatattcaattttttttaataatttcgattaatcaaattttttaattaaaaaatgaaattcagcagaattaactaatatttttaaaaataaaaattaaatttcaaattgatGGAActgaatttctaaaataaattgatttggtagattttttttttttcggttTAACCAAATATGTGTGTACATCCGTAGATATCGCTTTCCCCTCTCCCCTTATCATAACTGGAAAATGAATTGGGAAATGGAAAAAGAAACGAAAATAGAGAAATGTCCATTTGCAAAATATATACAAGTAAGCAAGTCACGTGTGTATGAACTGATGATGAGATAGAGCAAGTTTTGACACCCATGAAGTACCGATGGCAATATTTCTCAGATTCAAGATGCGATCCTCATTTAAAATCGTCTatgtttattaaatattttttttaaaaatcactcTTTCATTAATTATATGCAAAATATAAATAGTGCAAAGTCTCCTGTAAATTTCAAGTGAGCAACGGCTATCAGTCATCGAAATGACACGTCAAAATACAGGACATGATGAAATATTGAATTAAACATGATGAAATATTGAATTCAACGTTctcaaatataattattttaattaataaaaatatctattctaatttatttatatatactgataataaattaaaagtagttaaatttattttcataaaatttctttcttttaattttaagtctAAATgtacttttgaattttttttaaaaaaatcacttaTTTATCTACTAAACGTATTAATAACACTTATTCATacaattaaaatagaaaaaacagagatttcattgaaaattttaataaattaaattaaaaaaaaagatagttCGGTGCACGAAATTTCGTCATGCGAGATCTCAGATAAAGATTCATTGTACACAGTCTTATCCTACTATTTGTAAAAGATTTATTTCTAAGATTCGAACTCAAGATCTTTTAATCACATGACATATAGGCAcctagtaaattaaataataatttttttaatattatattatttagaGTGATAAGTGATAAAATATATTCATATATAGATGTGACTTGTCATTAAATCAATAACTCctgaaaaaattaaaaacatttaTTAGTTtatagagtttttttttatgaatctcAAAATGTTCACAACATTTcttaattattatgtttaatcttATAAGATTATGGATTAAATTCTAAAATATTTTCATTATAATTTgataatgttaattttaatacTACTAGTATTAAAGAACTTAAATTTGTTTGTCTAATACGGTTAgtattgaaaaacttaaatttatataTCAACTTGatagtttattttttcatattcgttatatacgtcatgttttaaatttatatgttAAAGTTAAagagaattaattttaaaaatcatattaaatcaattagaaaaattattttttttatttatgatcgcatcatattataattaaataataaggaagATTTTATAAAAGTAATGAAATGATACTGAATTTTTGTAATATGttattagttttaattaatttttatctaTTAGTAATGAAAgtgaattgaaaaaaaatatgttttttagATTCTTGAAGTTGATTTAGTTGCATTTATTTTAAACCCTATACGTAAATTCGAAGTTTTATTGAAAATGTTAATTTTATATTATGATATTTTAATtccatttaaattttgattatgtTAAGATTGTGCATAATATCAGgaattatttatatgatatttatcaatattataatataaaatatggaTTAGAAATTAATATATCTCgaacataaaatattaataatcgtagtagttttttaaaatatactaaaatataacttttattaaaagaatactAGGAAGGACCGTAAAGTCGCTAGGGGATAAATAGTATGTTCCGAAAATCGAGAGCTAAAACGAATTACGTAATAGAATAAAAGGAAAGGAAACTAGAAGAAAAAAGACAAGTACGAGCTAACACAAATAAATTTTTACTTAATTCGGAGCATTCGATAACTCATACTCTAAGGgccgcactcatcgagtgcttccgttggacaatccactaatagttcgaaaaGATACAATAATaaagtataaaaattatatatgaaaGATTACCAATAAGAAAGAAAATTAAGTAAAGCTTGATGTCCGGTTGTCGGTGGAGCGTTGCAACATCGTCGGAGTCTTTTTGAAGCAGCGCTCAGGAAGGAAAGTCGTAGCAGATGATTTCTTGAAGCTACTAGTCGAGGACTCTTATATATAGGTCCATTCCGGAagtccggaacccttccgagtgcCTGGACCATTGCTGACGTAATGATCTCTCGTCGAAATTCATCCACAAAGTTTATCCACTTTTGGGCCCCTAGACCCCTTCTAACGCCTCGACcccctctgggcgcctggacagTTAATGTGGGTTCGGCCAGTCGTCGCGCTTCAACTCAACTCCTTGATAAACTTTTTGGTCAGGGCGCTCGAACACCCTTTTTTCCAGTCTTCTTCCTTGTATAAAAAAGTTAGTCCTAGGTAACAAAAATATGTTtattctacaaaataaagttagcacaatacagtAGAATAATAGTAATAATTAGATCCTCTTTCTTCGAGACTAGGatatagtcaaggtctcaacttagacttcccaaatagacctaagttgAATCGACGTCTATAGTTTCCTCAACTAGGAACGTCTCCTCATTGAATCTCTCATCTAGTTGTTTATCTCCACTTACCAATtgcagtcgcttgacttgccATTGACCCACTAGGTGTTCGCGCTAGTTGTTAGGTTCgcagacctaactggactttgGCTGGTTGTCAAATCTTgcggacccaaccggacttccagCTAAATATCGGGTCCCacggacctatctagacttcgcatCAGCTATCAGGTCCtgtggacctagctggatttcagcctagtgtcaggtcctccagacccatcaactcctacacacttggtaaaaaggTTAAGCACAcaccacatctaactttaacatatttgtcatacatcaaaattaaattattagtaCAACATGTACCAATAGTATACCCAAGTTTCATATtgaaacttgagaattattttacgacttcttttgatttagtGAAGAGGATAACTTATCGGATGTCGATATTATATGGTAGTGGtcatagaaagctcaaagttttCTCATCCTCACCATTATCacaaaagaaattttaacttgcCCGGTGTCAACCGTTATTGTAGAACAGACGTTTAGTGCCAAAGGTAATATATCGGATGAACAACGATCTACTTTATCTTCCGACTCTTTGGAAGTCCAAGCATTAATTGATGATTGGACAAAAGtcgaaaaaaaaatcaagaaatacaACTTTCAGATAACaaaatagaagactttgataCTGAACTAACGAACACTATGTGAAcgtgttgtgcccaaaggatgtccacatatctccacaatggcatgatattatccactttggacctagaccctcatgactttgctcttgggctatacccaaaaggtctcatgccaatggagatatcttgtaACCTTTTAATCCCATAATCTTTattaaatctttccaatgtggactttgattgaaccccaacagaaCAGAAAATAGAAGTGAGTAATAATGTCACTTTATAAGATAAAAGAGTAAAATGATAAGAGAACTACGTGAACTTTGACTCCCCTATATCCTAAGAAGATacataggcaacttaaataaattttatatattttttaataaatttataattttattttttttaatataataattttgaacatTGACGAATCGTGAATCGATGATTTCAAATCGTAAACTGTAATCTTTTGAACGATTAAGATTAATGATCAACATATTAATAACTATTAAACTATTAGTTCCAAACTATTGAACCATTGATTTCGAACCGTGATATGATTCCAAGTTTGATAAGTTTTATTTGTTTGTAATACAGTAAATCAATTTGGATGGAGTTAAATATGCGATAGGTAACATTCCCATGGTTAGTGAATACTTTTACTATGCATTTGAATATAATAATCTCTCTCTATGCATAAGTCTCCCTAAAATTATGAGATTTAGAATATCCACATCAATTATcttattcaaaaattttatcaTAAATTAACTAAACATCCTCTACAACGGTTATTTTATCtattctttaaatttaaatttaatgagTAATGATTCTTTAAATTGAGAAAATGAAATCtttaatctaaaaataaaataatatttctttttaatatctttccttcTATTCAtgctataaatataataataaaaaatagataaaagagaaaaaaaataataaaaattaaagatgatgataattttaaaatatttgatataaTGGGTagtgaaaaataaatatttaaatttaataaaataaatcatttattttaaattttaaatataataacagAGAAATTGATATGCtcgaaataaattttaaatataataataaaaaaattgatatgcTCTTGGAACGATAGCATACACACACATATTTAATTTTCACTCAATTCATAAATCAGCTTAAAATGCAAAATGAGATGGAAATGACACATGGAAAACAATATCTGCATCTTAACACTTTGATAATGAGTTAAGGTGACCCATAATCCTGCCATGGTGACAACAATCAAGAAAGAAGGTatccaaaaataataaattaaccgTTGGTTCCGGAGAACAATAACATCTCTCAACTGAAAAATGCTAGGAGAATCTCCCACACTACCAAAAATTATTCAGTTCTAAATATTTCTGACAGAATTCGTCATTAtctgaagaaaaataaaagagcagCTTTCACTACGCACCGCCAGATCCGTACTTCTTGCCGAAGACAATCAACTGCAGTTTGTCATAACCGGCAAGCACACCGGCACCGGCGACGGCACGGAGAATATTTGCACCGGCACCCTTGAAGAGGGACTTTGGGCCTTCTTTCTTCAAAATCTGAGAGAATGCATCCAAGGAGCTCTTGTACTTTACGGCTTCTCCGGATGTCATCATCATTCTTCTTCTAACCGTGTCAATAGGATACGATGCAAGACCAGCACCGTTGGTGATCAGCCAACCCAAAGCGAAACTCGCGAAGAAACTATCCTGTAATTCAAACACGAGAAATAGCTCATCATTATATAAATGACAGTTTTGGAAGAATAATGCAAGTTAAATTGCCAAGTATATTGATGCACATCCAGACAAGAATTACCTGCAAACTTCCAGTGAGAAGCACTGGCTTCAACGAGTCGTACATTCCAAAGTAAAGACCTCGGTACACTATAATCCCGACGCATGAAATGTTAAATCCTCTGTACAATCCAGCAATGCCATCGGATTGCAAGGTCTTCCGGTAAACATCGATAAGGCCATTGAATTGTCGCTCTCCACCTTTCTTTGCTGCCTTGGAATCATTCGCAAGGCGAGTTCGAGCATAGTCCAGAGAGTACACAAACAACAAGGAACAAGCACCTGCAGCACCACCTGAGCCAAGATTGCCAGCAAACCACTTCCAGTATCCATCTCTGTCTTTCTTAAAGTTAAACATCCGCTTGAAGTAATCCTTGAATGCAAAGTTCAATGCCTGGCGACAAGAGACAAAATAAATCCAGTTTTGAAGCAGCAAATCAATAGTCTATCAAGGATTATTTGTGTTGCAGAATAAACGCATACGAAAGTACCTGAGTCGGGAAGTAACGAATGACATTTGCAGTGTTTCCTCGCCACAAAgacaaagcaccttcttctctaaTTGTTCGGCCAAAACAATCTGAGATTCCCTTGTAAGGTTCAGAGAGCCGACCAGCCTTGATCATTTCATCCTGATTCTGGATCAGGAGCTTCACTCGTTCAATAGGAGCAGCAGCTGTCTTGGAAACAGCAGCAGAAACTCCTCCCATTAGGAAATCAATAGCAAAGCTCTTGAATCCTTTCTCGGCAGGAGCCTGAGCAAAAACAGGAGATACAGAGACAATAGCAGGAAGCCCATTGTTACAACTGGCAACCTGCACACTTGGTGTCTGAAACGCCCCATTCAGATAGTTTACAGTTGTAAATCGTCTCTCATACACAGCAGGATTATACAAGTTACATCTCTGAGATAGCACATCTTGCGAAATTCTGGACCTGAGAAGGAGTTGACCAGACAATGCCTGTATTGAAGTTGGGTGATTAATCTGATCCGCCATGTTGTAATCAAAAGACCTGTACATCAGCCACAATTGAAATCTTTCAGGCTTTCCAAACATAAACCAATGATTCAGTAGCATAAATTAATTATGCCAACAATTTCCATCTGTAGCAGAACAGAGGTGATAAAAAAAATGTGCATAACAAGCCACTAAACTCTGGTTTCTTCCCGATCTAATTCAGTCAAATATATTAGAAAAGGTAAGGAACCAAGTTGATGAACACCCTATAATGTATCACCCTAAATATAGATCAAATATGAAGTCACACTAACAAATCTTAAAATAACAGAACTAATTACTCAATAATTTCAGAGGACCATCAATAATTCTATAGTTGGAAATGCCAACCAGAACTGCAAAATATCATATAACATCAAAGCACAAAGCACAATCTGAGATGTACtatatatcaaatattttatgcTACTGTGTTGTGCGTCCTGCCCTCACTGCTCAATGTACTATGTTCGGCCTTCATATTCCAACAACAAAAGGAATGAGAAAATTAACTTCAAACATTGTAAAATTAGTGGTATTGAATTCTAGTTCACACTGTTTAATTGGTTTTTCCAAAAAGGTGATAGTTTCTGAATGTCACACGGAATCATAGATTATCCTTTTAATAGTTCAAATTCATTCTAGCATGAAACCAGAATCCAAAGACTATGTTCACAATATGTCAAGGTAAAAGCATATTTAGGTTGGGTAATTTGATCATGCACCACAAGCTACAATAACTCTAAATGATTCAATACTGAACTGGATAATAACAAAAAAGAAATGATACATTAAAATAAGCATATGAAGTTTTCAAAAAAATGATCCTCTTATCATAGAAGTAGACAGTTGATTGAAGCAAGGAAAATTTGCTCTTTGTTGAATGTAAGATAATATGATGTTGACAAGAtaaaatttgaaaaccaaaatgaCTAATTGAACACGAACCCCATAAATATTCATTTGGCAACTTTGTTAATTTAAAGGTCAGAGATTAAAACAAATGCAGATGggaaattttaatgataagtTTAATAATAGGTACATCATTtccataataaaaaaatttaggcATGCGAGAATGAAGGAGAGGCAATAAGCATGAATGGAAGAAAGTGCCTATAAACCACAAAGGCATGAAAAAAATCATGCTGAATCCATTATAATTttaacaatgtatttatttaatcTTGCTTTTTCCAACAAGTCCTTGGATCCTAAAGTTTTCTTGATACTTGTCtaaatttagcaatattttaGAAGTGAACTATTAGGTTTGGTTTACATTTGAGTATAAAGATAGAAAGGGGAGGGGGTGGAGAGAAAGAGTAAGATCACACACAAAAAAACATGAATAAGTATTTGCTACTTAGATAACAGATATATAGTTTTATATTGCCTACCCACCCTCTCTCTTTGCCCTTCCGAGTTATCCACCCAAGTAAACTCAGTCTTAGTTAACTTACTGCAAAAGTCTGATAGACAATAAAAGATCAataaaataaactagtacacgtCTAATACTGAATAACTCCGCCACTCTATTTGAACCACATACTTGAAATTACAAACGACACTTAAAATTCTAAGATAACAAAACTGAGATGCTAGATTAAGAAAAGCATGGAACTAAAACAAACTACAAGCCTGGAGATCTATGGCGCCTTTCAAGATCTGAGTGCTATAATAAAATCTTTCACGAGCATATAACAAATGAGATCAGGCGCTGTGCATGAACTAAATCGCTAATGTGTATTAAAAGAGCGCACAGAAAACACTGCAGATCTACCAATCTCAACAATTTGAGTAAATGAAATGTACGATTAGAGCGACCTTCTCTAAAACTAAAGCAAACAATTCATAATCTGCGCGAATCGGACAAAAATGACCGCTAAAAGGCACGATCATAACCGATCTAGAGGAGACCTATATATCGGGACGTGGGAATGGCTCAAACGACGACGATGCCTATTAGATAGGCGCAGAATTCGCAGAAAACAAATCGATCAAGTAAAACCACAAGAGGAACCTAAAAATAACAATCGATCCGCTCAGATCTCCCATCGATGACCACAAAAATGAAAAGGCAATCAGAAAACAAAACCTACATCAGATCTAAAGAAACATAACAGACAAGAGTCGATCTAAACGGAGGATTCGGGCTCTTACCCTTCCACGGCGCCTCCCTTCCCCCTCTTTTCTCGACGAACTGTGAGAGGAGGAGGACGCCAAGCGAGAGGTGGAAAATGGCGGAATGCCAGCGTATTTACTGGCCCTCGCTCACCTGGACCGTTGACGTGCGGAACACTATGTTGTCCGTTCGATCTAATCGGAGGGCAGAAGAGCGGTGCAGGTTTCTTCGTCGGTCGTGTTAGCTGGGGCCTTTCTTTTACTTGCCATTGGCTAGCTAAAATGGACCCACCCTTACTCACCAATAGAAGGGCTACATTGTTACGTTGACGGAGGAAATGGACGACCACGATGGATTTATCGTTTGTTTTAGGAAACAATTCGTTGTACGGGAAATTTCTTATTTATGAAATTGCTTAATTACTTACTTAAATTGGACCTCTAATATTGTAAATTTACATAAACTGGACCTCCAAATTACAGAGTACCAAATTAAGCTACTACTATTTCTCGGACGAAAATATCCTTGAGGTTTCATGGtcgaatgattttttaaagacaAACGTTTCGCTTCATTATCTTctaaaaaatagtttaattataaattttaatccaTCAAGTTATT is drawn from Zingiber officinale cultivar Zhangliang chromosome 1B, Zo_v1.1, whole genome shotgun sequence and contains these coding sequences:
- the LOC121990314 gene encoding ADP,ATP carrier protein 1, mitochondrial-like, yielding MADQINHPTSIQALSGQLLLRSRISQDVLSQRCNLYNPAVYERRFTTVNYLNGAFQTPSVQVASCNNGLPAIVSVSPVFAQAPAEKGFKSFAIDFLMGGVSAAVSKTAAAPIERVKLLIQNQDEMIKAGRLSEPYKGISDCFGRTIREEGALSLWRGNTANVIRYFPTQALNFAFKDYFKRMFNFKKDRDGYWKWFAGNLGSGGAAGACSLLFVYSLDYARTRLANDSKAAKKGGERQFNGLIDVYRKTLQSDGIAGLYRGFNISCVGIIVYRGLYFGMYDSLKPVLLTGSLQDSFFASFALGWLITNGAGLASYPIDTVRRRMMMTSGEAVKYKSSLDAFSQILKKEGPKSLFKGAGANILRAVAGAGVLAGYDKLQLIVFGKKYGSGGA